A stretch of Cucumis sativus cultivar 9930 chromosome 2, Cucumber_9930_V3, whole genome shotgun sequence DNA encodes these proteins:
- the LOC101219794 gene encoding uncharacterized protein LOC101219794, with protein MVPSCFSHSSISSTLSNEPFQPQSLISCIYQTNLFNHSPPTLLTLTWSLSLSSHSLYLHSSPSSSSSSSSSSPSLSTTISLSPSSFSLFSPTSKSISLPDSHKLKLHWDFSKAKYTPNSAQPISSFYLAITCDGKLHFFIGDLLEDFARRAKTISLSDPSLREDYSTLLSRREHVFERRNCYVSRVEFLGSQREIAVELCSGILKVSVDGEVKLVVKRLAWKFRGNERFFISGNAVDFFWDVFNWVKSEGGAGSGGPGVFVFQVGEGGVWPEVIGAEGKLMKRCLSSSAAAAGIGSTPAAAFPAMSPAGSNSSVLQWAEESSSDGGRSSCSSSSRSGGINGGFSLLLYAWRKN; from the exons ATGGTTCCATCTTGTTTTAGCCATTCCTCCATCTCTTCCACACTCTCCAATGAACCATTTCAACCACAATCCCTAATTAGTTGCATTTACCAAACCAATCTCTTCAACCATTCACCTCCCACTCTTCTCACCCTCACTTGGTCcttatctctctcttctcatTCTCTCTATCTCCATtcctctccttcttcttcctcttcctcttcctcttcctctccctctctctccaccactatctctctctcccctTCCTCTTTCTCCCTTTTCTCTCCCACTTCCAAATCCATCTCTCTCCCTGACTCCCACAAACTCAAACTCCATTGGGACTTCTCTAAAGCTAAGTACACTCCCAATTCAGCTCAacccatttcttctttctaccTCGCTATCACTTGTGATGGCAAGCTTCACTTCTTCATTGGCGACCTCCTTGAAGATTTCGCCCGACGGGCTAAGACCATTTCCCTCTCCGATCCTTCCCTACGGGAGGACTACTCGACGCTCTTGTCCCGTCGGGAACACGTGTTTGAACGGCGGAATTGCTATGTCTCGAGGGTCGAATTCTTGGGATCACAACGAGAGATCGCTGTTGAATTGTGTAGCGGAATCCTGAAAGTCTCTGTCGATGGAGAGGTTAAACTTGTCGTGAAGCGACTCGCATGGAAGTTCAGAGGAAACGAGAG GTTCTTCATCAGTGGCAACGCCGTCGACTTCTTTTGGGACGTTTTCAATTGGGTCAAAAGTGAAGGCGGCGCCGGCAGCGGCGGACCgggagtttttgtttttcaagtCGGAGAAGGTGGGGTTTGGCCAGAGGTCATCGGAGCCGAAGGGAAGTTGATGAAGCGGTGCTTATCATCGTCGGCGGCGGCGGCAGGCATTGGGTCGACGCCAGCAGCTGCGTTTCCCGCAATGTCGCCGGCGGGTTCGAACTCGAGTGTGTTACAATGGGCGGAGGAGAGTAGCAGCGACGGGGGAAGGAGTTCGTGTTCGTCGTCGTCAAGGTCAGGCGGAATCAATGGCGGATTCTCTCTGCTGTTGTACGCTTGGAGGAAGAACTAA